From one Rattus norvegicus strain BN/NHsdMcwi chromosome 7, GRCr8, whole genome shotgun sequence genomic stretch:
- the Mettl25 gene encoding probable methyltransferase-like protein 25 isoform X2: MLGARLLRPVLLPGREGVARPCWRHLQPWRASVMAAASPLPRAPDLPTLHATLQDLLSFLRGALAISSAHTVDFYTKSIWQELVDLPPESVLATLRKSAAEAELHETLPLGEAEAGSGFIDLPKIFCETSQKLLSVEAFVLTAKHYSVQNLGLCTPSEQLLTALRVNTEQRTDENVKAIEFMNTKKSHEVQAMSELICSIADYCGLKQSLRPGNCGRVRIPVRKSRETIVKIIDVGSGKGYLSSFLSLKYGLNVYGIDSSSTNTHGAKERNRKLKKHWNLCHSQSRADSNGLVLKMPKESKVQSRSKCEGESERVQKSRRGDEDASAGVLADFSGSPVSVIRKQQRNLHAHPVEEEKLCCEDAFSLVDFLPVDAIEPTSQVCHTEAPGLRKERGNATSKTRGSSIYSPLTSFITADTQLHDIIEDLEDCLMVGLHTCGDLAPNTLRIFASKAEVKGVCSVGCCYHLLSEEFENQHKAVVK, translated from the exons ATGCTCGGAGCTCGACTGCTTCGGCCTGTGCTGCTTCCGGGGAGAGAGGGGGTCGCGCGGCCATGTTGGCGCCACCTGCAGCCCTGGAGGGCGAGCGTCATGGCGGCGGCCAGCCCTCTCCCCAGGGCCCCGGACCTGCCCACGCTGCACGCCACGTTACAGGACTTGCTGAGCTTCCTAAGGGGCGCCCTGGCCATTTCCAGTGCGCATACAGTGGACTTCTACACCAAGTCGATCTGGCAAGAGCTGGTCGACTTGCCCCCTGAGAGCGTGCTGGCAACGCTGAGGAAGTCGGCGGCGGAGGCCGAGCTGCACGAGACGCTTCCCctgggggaggcagaggcgggatcAG GTTTCATCGATCTCCCCAAAATATTTTGTGAAACCTCTCAGAAGCTGTTGAGTGTGGAAGCCTTTGTGCTCACTGCGAAACACTACTCTGTGCAGAACTTGGGACTGTGCACTCCTTCTGAGCAGCTGCTTACAGCCCTCCGAGTAAATACAGAACAGAGAACTG ATGAAAATGTGAAGGCAATTGAGTTTATGAATACAAAAAAATCTCATGAGGTCCAGGCAATGTCAGAGCTAATCTGCAGTATTGCTGATTACTGTGGCTTAAAGCAG TCACTGAGACCTGGCAACTGTGGCAGAGTCAGAATCCCAGTGAGGAAATCCAGAGAAACCATTGTGAAG ataattgatgtgggttctggtaaAGGCTATCTAAGCTCCTTTTTGTCCTTAAAATACGGTCTGAATGTTTATGGCATCGACTCCTCAAGCACTAACACTCATGGGGCTaaggagagaaacaggaagttgaAGAAACATTGGAACCTCTGTCATTCTCAGTCAAGAGCAGACAGTAACGGATTGGTATTAAAAATGCCAAAAGAGTCGAAAGTGCAAAGCAGAAGCAAGTGCGAGGGGGAGTCCGAGCGTGTGCAGAAGAGCAGGCGTGGGGATGAAGACGCGTCTGCCGGTGTTCTGGCAGACTTCTCAGGGTCTCCAGTTTCAGTCATCAGAAAACAGCAAAGAAATCTACATGCTCACCCAGTTGAAGAGGAAAAGTTGTGTTGTGAAGATGCCTTTTCTCTCGTAGACTTTTTGCCTGTCGATGCCATCGAACCTACCTCACAGGTGTGCCACACAGAAGCACCTGGACTCCGTAAAGAGAGAGGAAATGCAACCTCCAAAACAAGGGGCTCCAGCATATATTCACCGCTCACCTCGTTCATCACGGCGGACACACAACTGCACGACATTATCGAAGATCTGGAG GACTGTTTGATGGTGGGGTTGCATACTTGTGGTGACCTTGCACCCAATACTCTGCGGATTTTTGCATCCAAGGCTGAAGTCAAGGGAGTTTGCAGTGTGGGTTGTTGCTACCATCTCTTATCTGAGGAATTTGAAAACCAGCATAAAG CTGTAGTAAAATAG